gcagtgttgactgcatcatccgtggaccggtgaTGTGGATACTACGAAGTGGCGGTGAGGGTTACCTCTTCACTGGAGGACGAGAAGGCGTCCAGGATGACCGTCTTGAGCTCTGGTTGGCTGCTGAGGTCCACGTGATGTCCCACCTCACCCAACGAGAGCAGAGCCAACAGCCTGATGGAGTCTGTGGAGCGACTGTTCTTCACGTCCTGACACACAGCGGAACAAACGACACCTTGTGACTGCACTgaagtgggcggggctccagcaagCGCGGCTCACCTGGATGAACTGTCCGACCACGGCGGGCCCCTCGGCGGGACACGCCCGCGTCAAAGCGGCCACACACTTGGCGATAGAGCAGTACGCCTGCTTGTGCGGCAGCGCAGCGCTCTGGGAGTAAACCGGACCTGTCAGCATCCTCAGCAGGTCCATGTAGCCCAGACCCGGCGAGTCTGTGGACACCAGAGCCTGCCAGCGCACAAGCGCATGTTAGTGGGCGCGCCTCACCCCGCCTCGCCGCGCCGAGGATGCGTGTACCTGGTAGAAGTCCAACATTGCGGATAGAGCGCCGCCCTGCAGCAGCGGGGATCGGACCAGTGTGATGAGCTGCTGCAGGATGTTGCCGCCGCTCAGCTGGCTCAGCAGGGAGGGGTGCGTCACGGCCAGCGTGGACAGGAAGCTGAGCGCCATCTGGGACACGTGCATGTCGCTCTCCGAGATGAGAGGCGGCAGCTCGGCCAGGACGGCGTCCACCATGACGGGCGTCACGGCGGAGCTgacaaaacaaagtcaaagCGTGAGTGGCGGGCGGGGTGTGGCCAAGAGGCGGGCGGTACCTGTAGTTCCTGAGCAGAATGTCGAGTGCGGCCAGCGTGCACAGCTTCAACGCTCGCTGGTTCTTCCGCAGGAAGGAGGCCAGGATGGGGATGGCGTCAGGGAGGACGGGTCGCAAGTCAATTTTGAGCGGCGAGCCAGCGATCAGCGTCAgggctttaaaaacaaacatgtgtGTTCATTTGCATATTCATGAATATTCATGAGCATCTCCACCTTTGACCGTGGTCAGCCGCGTGATTTCGTTCTTCAGACGCTCCAAAAATATCAAGAGTGTCCCGTGAAGTTCAGTGGGGAGGCGGTCACCTAGGCAACCAGACAGGAAGAGACGGTCAACGCAGGAAGTGGCGATCAAGACAAAGACGAAGACGAAGACGAAGACGGTTACCGAGGTTGCAAATGATCTGACCCATGCAGGAGATGGCGCGCTCCTTCACCTCCTGGTCGATGTCCGCAGCTTTAAGGCGTCTGATTGTGCAGCTGAAAAGGTCACTGATGTACGGGGAGGGGTCAAAGCCGTCACAaccctctgattggctgtccaggGGTCTGATAACCTATCAGAGAGCAGAACGAGTCCGGCAGGTGATGAGGCAGCAGACAGGTGAGCTAAAGAGCAGCTGAAGATGAAGGTCACCTTGACCAGCTGCTGAGTGACCAGCAAGGCCTCCGAGGTGATCTTATAGAAGGGGTCTCCCACGCAGGCCACCACGGGCGGGACCAGGGCGGGCACGTGGGCGTGGAAGGCGTGGGCGGGGTGCGTGACCATGATGACGTGGAGGCACGCCAAGGCGTCGATCTTCAGGTTGGAGCTGCTGGACTTGTCGTTGAGGGAGAAGATGATCCCTGGAAGACACGGCATCCCGTCAGCGGGCCCTCGCGCACCACCTTCGCTCGCCGTCCGTCACGTGACACCTACCAGGCACCAGCACGGGGATGTGCTGGGTGAGCGCCCCCGGGAGGACGTTGACCAGCTCCGTCAGCATGTTGAAGCAACACTGGCGAGTTTTCACGCTCTTCTCCTTCAGCTGCTTGTGGAGCGCTTTGACGATCATGGCCacctgggggggtgggggggacaaaCATCAAACTCAGCCAAGCTGGTGGGGGGCATCCTATGGAAAACGTGTCGGAGTGGGGAGCATTGCCACTGTTtctcatacattcatttatttatggtgGCCCGCCACAGTCACATTTCCACCGCCACAGAAGgattgctttgttgttttttttttacatttggaatgttcaccctaaaaagaaaaactgaaaaagtgaaaaaaccccaacatgCATTTGTTCAGGAAGTTGGGTTGGTAACGTCTAAATATGACGAGTGTaaggacatgaaaaaaaaaaggtcaaataaaaacagcaaaaatgaaaaactgtAAGATTTGGAAGGAATTTGGGTTGAGTAAAAGTTCTAACATGATAATAAACCAAAAcctgacaagaataaaaacgtaatattggaggaaaaatggagaaaaaagttgaaatatcaatttaaaaaaaacgcaaaaatataaaaacgtgCAATTTAAGAAATTTTGTTGACTAAAAGTTATGTCACgataaataaagtgaaaataataaaagaaataaatgaaaaaaatgtatgaaatatccatataaataaataaaaacagcaaaaatgggaaaaacaaacGGAAGTGtaaggtaacacacacacacacacacacacacacgtccaaGCAGTCACCTGACTCTGCAGCATGGTGAGGGGCGTGTCCCCTTGCTCCATGGCGTCCGGGTCGGCCAGCCAGCTCTGAGCTGGTCTGGTCTGCTTGAGCAGGGACAGGTAGGCGTGGAAGACGTCCGccttgacgttctcctccctCTCCTGGGGAggcacacacacgagcatgagagGGCTGGGGGAGGGGGATGGGGTGAGGCGGTGACGGGGCTCCACCTTGAAGCGGCAGACGAGGGCGGGGGACACAGAGCGGTAAAACTCGGGCAGCATCTCGTGACGCGTGGAGACGACGGCGTCCAGGCACTTGGCCGCCGCCCGccgcaccttccagctcatgtcGTCGTCATCGCTGTACTCGTCGTCGCTGCCTGGGCGGAGGGGACGGACACGGTCAGATGTCCTACACGGCGGCGGACGAGAAATCGACGACGCCTACCTTGGTAGTCTTCGTCGTTCTGCTCGGCGTCCATGGCGTTgtcgtcctcgtcctcgtcgTCGAAGTTGTAGTTGGGGTCGTAGGTCAAGTAGCGCAGGCAGATGGAGATGACGGTGGGAACGTGGGCGTAGACTTCTTTTGGACACCTGGAGGAGGACAGGCGAGGGTCATGGCGAGTCGGGTCCCGGCGGCGTTTGAAGGCGTGCGTACCTCCTGACGAAGGACTCGAAGGCCTGGATGCAGTATTCGCGCAGCTCGTCGTCGTCCACGTTGCAGAACTTGACCACCAGCGGGATGATCTTCTCCAGGTACTCCCCTGGGGGGGACAAAGGAGATGAGTACACTTCAGGACGAAGGTGGGGGGGTGCGTTCTCACCGATCCTGTGCCCCGCCTGTCTGCTGATGGCGGCGGTGCACTGGATGTACGTCCTGGTGGTGGACATGTTGTCGTTGCGTCCCAGCTCGCTCAGCAGGTGCTCGATCAGGTCGATGAAGACCAGGTTGCCGCAGGACATGACCAGGTGTCCCAGCGCCATGATGGTCCTCTGCAAGAGCCCGGCGGCGTTACCGCGGCGACACAAACACAGTTGATGccgggagggggcggggctttACCTTCCTGACGGCCAGCCTGGGGGAGGTGAGCTGAGGGAGCAGGCAGCTGAGGATGGAGGGGTGGAAGTTGACCAGCAGACCCCCCTGTCTGAAAAGACCACACGTTAAAGCCTCGGACAGCGATCCAAGATGGCGGAGGTGCCGGCGGCTACCTGCACAGCATGTCGGCCATGATGTCCAGCGCCTCCAGCTGCACCGACACGTCCTCCTGTTTGGCGATGGCGCTGGTCAGACGACCCGTTATCTTCTTGCAGACGCTGGCGGCCAGGGCGGAGCCTGAAACAGGTGGGGGAGGAGTCAGGCGACAGCCGCCACCGTGGTGGCGTGACGAGCGGAAGACGGCATCTGACCGCTGGAGGCGGGTGGCAGCTCGCCGATGACCGTTTTGAGGCCGATGGAGGAGATGTCCCTCAGCTGCTCCTTGTCCGACAGCATGTTGGTGCACAGCGTGTCCACGATGGTCTCCACCTGGTACTCCTTCACCTTGCTCACCAGCGGGCCCAGGCTGACAACACACACCGCCTCGTCAATCACACATCAATCATCCATCATCATCACACCGTGTCGTCCACGTTTACCATTTGACGGCCAGGTTCTGAACTTCTCCGTTCTTGTCCTCCAACAGTTTAAGAATCATCCTcaccacctgtcaatcacacgcTCCCATCATTATGGAACACCACAAATAGCTGCATGCTCGCCCTCGCTCCAACACATACGCTCACTCCTCACCacttcatggcttcactcaGTCACGCTTTTTCTAAGTATATTCATCAACTaggagcgcagacctccgccaagcaccttAGATCCCTCCCTATATAGTGATTTGCTAGCAGGGcttacatgctaacattagcattgcaacacctagcataatagtggtgtTTTATTAAAGctatgaaaatgcttaaaaatgctactacaaaatattagcatgctaatatgtaGCACGATAGTGCACAAGCGTTTTTATATTTGTCTAGCGaggaaaatggctaaaaattatactgtgctaatgctaacatgatagcaatgctaacgtgctaatgttagcatgctaacgcctAGCATGATAATGCTAAGCGTGTATATATGTGCCTAGCtaggaaaatgataaaaatgccACTATTCTAATTAACATCAGCATATTAGCACCTAGTATGATAGTGTTAAgtctttatataagtgtctacctatgaaaatggctaaaaatgtaactatgttaatgttagcatgctaacaatgctaacatgtagcatAATCGTGCTAAATCTTGATAGTGTCTACCTAAGAAATGGTTTAAAAAGCTACTATGCAAATGTTGGCATACTAGCAATGCTACCGTGCTAACTAGCATGACAAGTCTCTATACAAGTGTCTATAAGTCTTTATATTAGtatctacctatgaaaataactaaaaattGTATGCTAAGGTCAACATGctcacaatgctaacattagcatgctaacccctagcatgatagcgcaatgtaccTGGAAGGCTAACTGTTCcaaatgagttgagaattttgactttggaacggtctgaatcggttTACAAATGTGGCAGACGTAGcaggtaataataatcataattagCTTAAGGGGAAAACCCCCAAAATGTGATCGCTTCTTCAATATCTCAtcccgacaattcctgaaaagttgatccaaatccattcagagctTTTCCAGATATTCCCAACACAAACAGACAGAAAACGTAATAAAATGCTTCTGTTTTGTGGATGCTACGGTCTATGGTTGCTActcaacaaatatgcatatttaagccttttttttttgcctagatGACTCactttcaagcctaaaaatggccAAATCAGCTGTGTCCAAACGCTTTTCCGGCAATGAACATGCTAAGAAATTAagcatatttcaagaaaaacatgcagctcagctttgtcatacactaggtgaaaaagactacttgtatttttgttgccgttttttagttttccaactatttcaactttcttcttaaatagtttttgtacattttcttttcataatatcagGACCTTACTCCCATATTATTCttcatgtagtattgtacactggtcactaggtgtcagtaatgttactgtaatggtgcccgagacacacaagcaccagacttggtcgCCGGAGCGACAGGCCTTTACTGCAACTTTGAATGATCCcgagtaaaaatgtatttaaaaaaggtCCTAACGGTTTTTCTATGTctactatgtcttattttctgttattatgtctactatattgggtaataggagcgtcaaggtgactataggggtgttatagcacgtctagagggctctaattacaggttttatatgctgtaACCACAAAACTACCTAGGATTTCTATGTGAGGAATCATACTTGGAGGAAATTCACTTGgcacggtcgggcctggaaccagttacccgccataaacgaggacTACTGCACTGACGTGTGTGAACGGACCTTTCTCTCACTGTCGTCGTCCAGTTTGATGGAGTCTTTTTGGAGCTCTGTCATCAAGTCGTTGGTGGCCATGAACCTGCACATACAAACTTGTTTAAAAACATGTCAGTGCTCTTTATCTTTAGTGTAAGTACTTGCCGCTTCATACATCACAGCCTATCATAGCAACACCCACATCATCATCTTAAGTGCGACATTAAAGGATGGAAGAGCTAGCAGAGATCACAAACGTCCTGCAGCTTGTCATGATGCCGTTTGCCACCACTGTGTGGTTGTCTTCATGTGTCGTCATTGTGTGCACCAAAGCATGACAGCGCCACTTTGAGCGCCGCTTCGCATGTCAACAAACATGGCAGAGCTACCTGCCCGCCAATCACGCTGCCAGCACCGCGCTGGTCCGAGTGCAAAGTGACAGAAATGTCAAGCTAGCTGCTCCACGGCCAGGCTCTGCTGTCCTGCACAGACGTGCACCGCTGAACATCACACGCTTGCCTCTACTGGCAGCGTGCTAGCTTGCAGCATGACAAGTTGGGAAATGCCACTGCTAGTGGAGCAGCTAACTGCTAACACACAAGCTTGTCAGTCGTGAACATGACGCTGGCCGTCTACCGACACTTTGGCACCGCGAGAGACAAACACGCACGCTCATCAAACCGAGCCCCCAAAGAGGAGTTTGCGGTGGTGCTGGGCTAGCTAGCGATGTGACGACGATCAGACAGGTGGcaggctaacagctagcatgctagccCGGGCCCTGACACAGCAGCGGCGGCTACTAGCCGTGGCTTCGGCAGACATTTTAAATCAGTGCATCCGCTGCCGTGAAAACGACAGTGCTTCGCTTCAACCCCCACCTGAAATCCTTGTCGCTGGAGGTCATTTTCTCCAGCAGGTTGGAGATGTGGTACGAGGCGCTCGCCATGTCGGTGTCGTTAGCCTGCCGCTAGCTGACTGCGCTCGGTGTGTTCCGGGCTGCCGAGTACACTGCGGTCGCTTCTGTCTTCCGTCGCTCCTTCTGTTTCGCTCCCGAACTCTGCGAGGTTCTGCCGGTgtgtttgctgctgctgctgctgctgctgctgccagcTCTGCTTGCTGCTACAGCGACTGTGTCATTCCGGGCCGCAGAGTTTCGTGTGTTTGAATGGAGCTCCCGTCTGACCGCAGAGAGGCGGGGCTAGCGGAACTGGACGCGGCGGGGTCAGAGGTCACACTTGGAGCGGAGGTTTCTTTTTGTTTCCTATTTACTCCCATCGAGCCGATCGATGATCGGATGTCACGTGGAGCATATCTAAGCCAACATAAAGTTTGTGTAGTGACGTCATCATTAGCTGCTCcaacaaactgtgtgtgtgtgcgcgcgcgcgcgcacgttcccgcaggactgcaatctagTTGTGGCGCCGGCGGGATGATGTAATGACGTAACAGTTGAATTTGCGTAAAGCGAGTCCGAGTGGGAAAAAGTCTCTTTTTGACGTTACAATGTGTTGATGACGGCGGCGATGAAGGTGCACCGATACTTATAAAAGATGCTTTTAAGCATCAAAATGTTTCACGGTGGACGAGTGGCTAGCGAGTCAtgggcctcacagtcaggagacggAGAGTGGGAATCACCTTCACAGGAGAGGCTCCAGCCCACCATTCACCCAACATACGGGACAAGCGTTATGTCGAAAATGGTTCACTGTTGCCCCCTGAGGAACAAGGTGGTATTGCCTCGTCTTGCAGTACCACGCTGGTCCACATGAGGCAGCAGTGAGCGCAGGCAGTATGACAATCCGAGAGCGCCTCAGGAGTGAATCACAATAatgggaatgaatgaatgaaaaagagTCCATATTGGGGTCAGACTCAGTGTTCTACTTCACTACCTCTATTCTTAACCGCTCTGTCCCATCCACCCCCCTCATCAACTTTGTAGCAACACTGTCaccaaaagtgtgtgtgtgtgaaggggtGAATTCCTCAGAGGCAAGTCCAGacaaggatgtgtgtgtgttggaggctACAAAGATAAATGTGGCCCAGGGTGAAAGTGCGCACTTAAGACGTTATTATAATCAACATCTTATAATATGTAAATGTACATCGTATAACTCATACGGCGTTGTATCGTTCCAGTGGCTCTTCGTGACGTCATCAAGTCacctctccctccctccccccaAGACTTCACAGGAGAGGGAGGGGGTCGAGACACATACAAAGAGaaggagagcgagagagagagaggggcggGGGGCTCGCGTGCAGACGTGAGGTAGAAGGGGGAAGAgcgggaggaggaagaagagggagGAAGACGACGCTGCTAGCTATACAAGCTAAAGCTAACTAGccatgttgttgctgctgctgctgtgtgtctgCTAGCGGCCCGCCCTGGACTCCCTATCCGCCCTGAGGTGCATCATGCCCGGCTGGAAGAAGAACATCCCAGCCTGTCTGCAAGCGGACCAGGAAGGGGGTAAGAACCGGCCCTGCCGAACCGCGAGCGTACCCTcagtgtgggtgggtgggtgtgtgtggtaCGTACATGCCtatgcgcgtgcgtgtgcgtgtgccgGTACAAACTGTGGCGCGCGGCGCCGGTACAGCTTGGCGTGCACACGGCTGAAAGTTGACgctgtgcatgcgtgcgtgtgtgtgaacgCGTGCTCGTCTGATCTTAAGCAaggtgac
This sequence is a window from Dunckerocampus dactyliophorus isolate RoL2022-P2 chromosome 2, RoL_Ddac_1.1, whole genome shotgun sequence. Protein-coding genes within it:
- the cand1 gene encoding cullin-associated NEDD8-dissociated protein 1 isoform X3, with product MATNDLMTELQKDSIKLDDDSERKVVRMILKLLEDKNGEVQNLAVKCLGPLVSKVKEYQVETIVDTLCTNMLSDKEQLRDISSIGLKTVIGELPPASSGSALAASVCKKITGRLTSAIAKQEDVSVQLEALDIMADMLCRQGGLLVNFHPSILSCLLPQLTSPRLAVRKRTIMALGHLVMSCGNLVFIDLIEHLLSELGRNDNMSTTRTYIQCTAAISRQAGHRIGEYLEKIIPLVVKFCNVDDDELREYCIQAFESFVRRCPKEVYAHVPTVISICLRYLTYDPNYNFDDEDEDDNAMDAEQNDEDYQGSDDEYSDDDDMSWKVRRAAAKCLDAVVSTRHEMLPEFYRSVSPALVCRFKEREENVKADVFHAYLSLLKQTRPAQSWLADPDAMEQGDTPLTMLQSQVAMIVKALHKQLKEKSVKTRQCCFNMLTELVNVLPGALTQHIPVLVPGIIFSLNDKSSSSNLKIDALACLHVIMVTHPAHAFHAHVPALVPPVVACVGDPFYKITSEALLVTQQLVKVIRPLDSQSEGCDGFDPSPYISDLFSCTIRRLKAADIDQEVKERAISCMGQIICNLGDRLPTELHGTLLIFLERLKNEITRLTTVKALTLIAGSPLKIDLRPVLPDAIPILASFLRKNQRALKLCTLAALDILLRNYSSAVTPVMVDAVLAELPPLISESDMHVSQMALSFLSTLAVTHPSLLSQLSGGNILQQLITLVRSPLLQGGALSAMLDFYQALVSTDSPGLGYMDLLRMLTGPVYSQSAALPHKQAYCSIAKCVAALTRACPAEGPAVVGQFIQDVKNSRSTDSIRLLALLSLGEVGHHVDLSSQPELKTVILDAFSSSSEEVKSAASYALGSIAVGNLPEYLPFVLQEISSSKRQYLLLHSLKEIISSASVSGLKPYVESVWTLLLKHCECQEEGTRNVVAECLGKLTLINPETLLPRLKGYLLSGSSYARSSVVTAVKFTISDQPQPIDPLLKNCIGDFLKTLEDPDLNVRRVALVTFNSAAHNKPSLIRELLDSVLPQLYNETKVRKELIREVEMGPFKHTVDDGLDLRKAAFECMYTLLDSCLDRIDIFTFLNHVEDGLKDHYDIKMLTFLMLARLSSLCPSAVLQRLDRLVEPLRATCTTKVKANSVKQEFEKQDELKRSAMRAVVALLTIPEAEKSPLMSEFQSQISSNQELAAIFDSIQRDSSSANMESMDTS
- the cand1 gene encoding cullin-associated NEDD8-dissociated protein 1 isoform X1, producing MASASYHISNLLEKMTSSDKDFRFMATNDLMTELQKDSIKLDDDSERKVVRMILKLLEDKNGEVQNLAVKCLGPLVSKVKEYQVETIVDTLCTNMLSDKEQLRDISSIGLKTVIGELPPASSGSALAASVCKKITGRLTSAIAKQEDVSVQLEALDIMADMLCRQGGLLVNFHPSILSCLLPQLTSPRLAVRKRTIMALGHLVMSCGNLVFIDLIEHLLSELGRNDNMSTTRTYIQCTAAISRQAGHRIGEYLEKIIPLVVKFCNVDDDELREYCIQAFESFVRRCPKEVYAHVPTVISICLRYLTYDPNYNFDDEDEDDNAMDAEQNDEDYQGSDDEYSDDDDMSWKVRRAAAKCLDAVVSTRHEMLPEFYRSVSPALVCRFKEREENVKADVFHAYLSLLKQTRPAQSWLADPDAMEQGDTPLTMLQSQVAMIVKALHKQLKEKSVKTRQCCFNMLTELVNVLPGALTQHIPVLVPGIIFSLNDKSSSSNLKIDALACLHVIMVTHPAHAFHAHVPALVPPVVACVGDPFYKITSEALLVTQQLVKVIRPLDSQSEGCDGFDPSPYISDLFSCTIRRLKAADIDQEVKERAISCMGQIICNLGDRLPTELHGTLLIFLERLKNEITRLTTVKALTLIAGSPLKIDLRPVLPDAIPILASFLRKNQRALKLCTLAALDILLRNYSSAVTPVMVDAVLAELPPLISESDMHVSQMALSFLSTLAVTHPSLLSQLSGGNILQQLITLVRSPLLQGGALSAMLDFYQALVSTDSPGLGYMDLLRMLTGPVYSQSAALPHKQAYCSIAKCVAALTRACPAEGPAVVGQFIQDVKNSRSTDSIRLLALLSLGEVGHHVDLSSQPELKTVILDAFSSSSEEVKSAASYALGSIAVGNLPEYLPFVLQEISSSKRQYLLLHSLKEIISSASVSGLKPYVESVWTLLLKHCECQEEGTRNVVAECLGKLTLINPETLLPRLKGYLLSGSSYARSSVVTAVKFTISDQPQPIDPLLKNCIGDFLKTLEDPDLNVRRVALVTFNSAAHNKPSLIRELLDSVLPQLYNETKVRKELIREVEMGPFKHTVDDGLDLRKAAFECMYTLLDSCLDRIDIFTFLNHVEDGLKDHYDIKMLTFLMLARLSSLCPSAVLQRLDRLVEPLRATCTTKVKANSVKQEFEKQDELKRSAMRAVVALLTIPEAEKSPLMSEFQSQISSNQELAAIFDSIQRDSSSANMESMDTS
- the cand1 gene encoding cullin-associated NEDD8-dissociated protein 1 isoform X2; translated protein: MKRFMATNDLMTELQKDSIKLDDDSERKVVRMILKLLEDKNGEVQNLAVKCLGPLVSKVKEYQVETIVDTLCTNMLSDKEQLRDISSIGLKTVIGELPPASSGSALAASVCKKITGRLTSAIAKQEDVSVQLEALDIMADMLCRQGGLLVNFHPSILSCLLPQLTSPRLAVRKRTIMALGHLVMSCGNLVFIDLIEHLLSELGRNDNMSTTRTYIQCTAAISRQAGHRIGEYLEKIIPLVVKFCNVDDDELREYCIQAFESFVRRCPKEVYAHVPTVISICLRYLTYDPNYNFDDEDEDDNAMDAEQNDEDYQGSDDEYSDDDDMSWKVRRAAAKCLDAVVSTRHEMLPEFYRSVSPALVCRFKEREENVKADVFHAYLSLLKQTRPAQSWLADPDAMEQGDTPLTMLQSQVAMIVKALHKQLKEKSVKTRQCCFNMLTELVNVLPGALTQHIPVLVPGIIFSLNDKSSSSNLKIDALACLHVIMVTHPAHAFHAHVPALVPPVVACVGDPFYKITSEALLVTQQLVKVIRPLDSQSEGCDGFDPSPYISDLFSCTIRRLKAADIDQEVKERAISCMGQIICNLGDRLPTELHGTLLIFLERLKNEITRLTTVKALTLIAGSPLKIDLRPVLPDAIPILASFLRKNQRALKLCTLAALDILLRNYSSAVTPVMVDAVLAELPPLISESDMHVSQMALSFLSTLAVTHPSLLSQLSGGNILQQLITLVRSPLLQGGALSAMLDFYQALVSTDSPGLGYMDLLRMLTGPVYSQSAALPHKQAYCSIAKCVAALTRACPAEGPAVVGQFIQDVKNSRSTDSIRLLALLSLGEVGHHVDLSSQPELKTVILDAFSSSSEEVKSAASYALGSIAVGNLPEYLPFVLQEISSSKRQYLLLHSLKEIISSASVSGLKPYVESVWTLLLKHCECQEEGTRNVVAECLGKLTLINPETLLPRLKGYLLSGSSYARSSVVTAVKFTISDQPQPIDPLLKNCIGDFLKTLEDPDLNVRRVALVTFNSAAHNKPSLIRELLDSVLPQLYNETKVRKELIREVEMGPFKHTVDDGLDLRKAAFECMYTLLDSCLDRIDIFTFLNHVEDGLKDHYDIKMLTFLMLARLSSLCPSAVLQRLDRLVEPLRATCTTKVKANSVKQEFEKQDELKRSAMRAVVALLTIPEAEKSPLMSEFQSQISSNQELAAIFDSIQRDSSSANMESMDTS